The DNA segment GGTCGTGACTATTTCCGTATTCATATTCCAATTCATCGAGTTACTAGTTATTTGGGCTGGGGGTTCTAGTAAATCTATTTGGGCATTTTTATTAATTGTGGCAATCTTGGTTTTTAAGTTTATTTCCGCAGAGTTACCCCGGCCGCGATCGCTAATTTGGTTGTTTTTGTAGCGGTCAATTTGAATTGGGCGATCGCCTATTAATTTTTGCTCTTGAATCTGCCAAATCAAATGTTCAGTACGCATTTGCATTTGGGGATCAGCAGAGTTAGCAACCACTTGGCCAGAAAATTCCATTCGTTGTTCGCGGGTTTTTACTCTAGCTTCTTGAGCTACTGCTTGTACTTGTTTGTGAGTACCATTAATTTTATTGCGGACAATCAATAAATCTTCTTGAGGTCGCCATTCCAATTCATTGCCATATAAAACAATACCATTTTTGGGATCTGTAGCCACTATTTTCCCTTTGAGAAACAATTGCTTACCATCTTGTTCGATGTCAGCTTTCTCAGCTTTGACTTGATAAACTACTTTGCCATCTTGATAAAGTTCTCCATAGGGACTTTCCGCTTCACCTATTTGTTTTTCTTTGGTATATTGCGCCTGTTTTGCTTTAACTCTCCAGACGGGTCTACCAACTTCATCTGCTTGTTCTAAGATGACATCAAAGAAGGTCAAATTACTATCTCGGTTAGCCGGATCAGAATTATTTGATTGAGTATTATTGGGAGCTTTAACCCCACAAGCTACTAAAGTAATAATTAAAAAAATAGTCAAAGGCAGGTGATACCAATTTATTTTCTTGAATATCATGTCTATTTAAATAATTGTATGGTCTGTTGAAGTTGGTATAAGGGTGTAAGGGTATAGGGGTGTAGGGGTATAAATGTTTGAAACCCTTACACCCCTATACCCTTCTCCAAGCTCTTGATCTTTCGTGTTCATGCGTAAGTCCTATTTAAAATCAAAGCTAACTGCTATCAAAAACAGAAGCGGGGGGAAGTTTTTTTGATTCCCCCCGTTGGTTAAAGTTTATACTTTTTTGTTTTCTAGCTTGTGAAAAGGTCATTAATCCTGCATTTCTAGGTGTCCGTCGCTATCTCTGGGATCATCTAAAAAACCCATGCTAGATAAAGGTCGATAAGGATAGCTTTGACGGGGAGTTTTCTGGATATCTTCTTTGATAGCCTCTAAATCAATGTAGCGATCGCTCACATTAATTAAGCTATCACTAGTCATAGAGCGTAAGCTCACAACTTCTACCCGCACGCCGCGATAACTAACAGAATTGACCGCATAAGCCAGATCCCCATCGCCACTAACTAGCACAGCTGTATCGTAAGAATCGACCAAAGCCATCATATCTACAGCTATTTCTACATCTAGGTTGGCTTTTTTGGAGCCATCTGGCAACTGCACCAAATCTTTAGCAATGACGCGGTAGCCATTACGGCGCATCCACAACAAAAACCCTTGCTGCTTTTCATTAGTTCTGTCTACACCGGTATAGAAAAAAGCCCGCAACAATCGAGAACCACCAGTCAGACGACATAGCAATTTCGTGTAATCTATTTCAATTCCTAATTGCAAAGCAGCGTAGAATAGATTTGACCCATCAATAAAAATGGCGACCCGTCCTCGATTTTCTAAAACTTGTTCTGGTGTAAATATTGAATCAT comes from the Nostoc sp. PCC 7120 = FACHB-418 genome and includes:
- a CDS encoding NYN domain-containing protein, with the translated sequence MLNNLENDSIFTPEQVLENRGRVAIFIDGSNLFYAALQLGIEIDYTKLLCRLTGGSRLLRAFFYTGVDRTNEKQQGFLLWMRRNGYRVIAKDLVQLPDGSKKANLDVEIAVDMMALVDSYDTAVLVSGDGDLAYAVNSVSYRGVRVEVVSLRSMTSDSLINVSDRYIDLEAIKEDIQKTPRQSYPYRPLSSMGFLDDPRDSDGHLEMQD
- the lptC gene encoding LPS export ABC transporter periplasmic protein LptC; this encodes MIFKKINWYHLPLTIFLIITLVACGVKAPNNTQSNNSDPANRDSNLTFFDVILEQADEVGRPVWRVKAKQAQYTKEKQIGEAESPYGELYQDGKVVYQVKAEKADIEQDGKQLFLKGKIVATDPKNGIVLYGNELEWRPQEDLLIVRNKINGTHKQVQAVAQEARVKTREQRMEFSGQVVANSADPQMQMRTEHLIWQIQEQKLIGDRPIQIDRYKNNQISDRGRGNSAEINLKTKIATINKNAQIDLLEPPAQITSNSMNWNMNTEIVTTKSPIRIFQRVENLTVTANQGEMRIPQKTAYLTGNVNAVGKRRQTLNSQKLTWYLDRKLVEAQGNVVYRQVDPALTFKGETAVGNLDTENIVVKGGNSGDRVVTEIIPQEPSTRN